The following coding sequences lie in one Cannabis sativa cultivar Pink pepper isolate KNU-18-1 chromosome 5, ASM2916894v1, whole genome shotgun sequence genomic window:
- the LOC133038000 gene encoding expansin-like B1, translating into MEFNKHEKQLYTVVGFLVLFPVLCASTFTASRATYYGTPDGYGTPSGACGFGEYGRTVNNGYVSAVSRALYKDGAGCGACYQVRCKNPHLCNYDGVNIVVTDYGEGDRTDFILSPRAFSKLALPNLDKKLMSYGVVEVEYKRISCNYYPTHHINNSIITYKISEHSNYPYYLALTILHVSGKNDITAVELWQKETNQWKAMRRVYGAVWDMANPPRGPITLRFQATTNLGYTYWVYSTNAIPKLWKAGTAYQAKVKLIIAK; encoded by the exons atggaGTTTAATAAGCATGAGAAACAACTATATACTGTAGTTGGTTTTCTGGTGCTCTTTCCTGTATTATGTGCATCAACGTTTACAGCCTCAAGAGCCACCTATTATGGCACCCCGGATGGCTATGGTACTCCAA GTGGAGCTTGTGGATTTGGCGAATATGGAAGGACTGTCAATAATGGCTATGTATCAGCTGTTTCTAGGGCACTCTACAAGGATGGTGCTGGTTGTGGTGCATGTTATCAG GTTAGGTGCAAGAACCCTCATCTTTGTAACTATGATGGGGTGAATATAGTAGTGACTGACTACGGGGAAGGAGATAGAACTGACTTCATTCTTAGCCCAAGAGCTTTCTCAAAGCTAGCTCTTCCAAATTTAGATAAAAAGTTGATGAGTTATGGTGTTGTTGAAGTTGAATACAAAAGGATCTCTTGCAATTATTACCCAACTCATCATATTAATAATAGTATCATCACGTACAAGATCAGTGAACACAGCAATTATCCATACTATTTGGCTTTAACCATTTTACATGTAAGCGGCAAAAACGACATCACAGCAGTTGAACTGTGGCAAAAGGAGACAAACCAATGGAAGGCCATGCGTAGAGTGTATGGAGCAGTTTGGGACATGGCAAATCCACCAAGGGGACCCATCACATTGAGGTTTCAAGCTACAACTAATTTAGGGTACACTTATTGGGTTTACTCTACCAATGCCATACCCAAACTTTGGAAGGCCGGGACTGCTTATCAAGCCAAAGTTAAGCTCATTATcgctaaataa
- the LOC133038002 gene encoding expansin-like B1 produces the protein MEFNKHEKQLYTVVIGFLVLFPVLCASTFTASRATYYGTPDGYGTPSGACGFGEYGRTVNNGYVSAVSRALYKDGAGCGACYQVRCKNPHLCTYDGVNIVVTDYGEGDRTDFILSPRAFSKLALPNLDKKLMSYGVVEVEYKRISCNYYPTHHINNSVITYKISEHSNYPYYLALTILHVSGKNDITAVELWQKETNQWKAMRRVYGAVWDMANPPRGPITLRFQATTNLGYTYWVYSTNAIPKLWKAGAAYQANVKLIIPK, from the exons atggaGTTTAATAAGCATGAGAAACAACTATATACTGTAGTTATTGGTTTTCTGGTGCTCTTTCCTGTATTATGTGCATCAACGTTTACAGCCTCAAGAGCCACCTATTATGGCACCCCGGATGGCTATGGAACTCCaa GTGGAGCTTGTGGATTTGGTGAATATGGAAGGACTGTCAATAATGGCTATGTATCAGCTGTTTCTAGGGCACTCTACAAGGATGGTGCTGGTTGTGGTGCATGTTATCAG GTTAGGTGCAAGAACCCTCATCTTTGTACCTATGATGGGGTGAATATAGTAGTGACTGACTACGGGGAAGGAGATAGAACTGACTTCATTCTTAGCCCAAGAGCTTTCTCAAAGCTAGCTCTTCCAAATTTAGATAAAAAGTTGATGAGTTATGGTGTTGTTGAAGTTGAATACAAAAGGATCTCTTGCAATTATTACCCAACTCATCATATTAATAATAGTGTCATCACCTACAAGATCAGTGAACACAGCAATTATCCATACTATTTGGCTTTAACCATTTTACATGTAAGCGGCAAAAACGACATCACAGCAGTTGAACTGTGGCAAAAGGAGACAAACCAATGGAAGGCCATGCGTAGAGTGTATGGAGCAGTTTGGGACATGGCAAATCCACCAAGGGGACCCATCACATTGAGGTTTCAAGCTACAACTAATTTGGGGTACACTTATTGGGTTTACTCTACCAATGCCATACCCAAACTTTGGAAGGCTGGGGCTGCTTATCAAGCCAATGTTAAGCTCATtatccctaaataa